Proteins from a genomic interval of uncultured Desulfuromusa sp.:
- a CDS encoding YeeE/YedE thiosulfate transporter family protein: MNLSLFASRWSPYFAGALVGILAVLSVLVTTIILDKPKYIGASTTFVRTVGFVEKAVSSEHVAENAYFMAKKVKVDWQMLFVAGIFVGSLISSRMGKTAKFETVPPIWQQRFGSSASIRAVGAFIGGIVLMFGARMAGGCPSGHGMSGNMQLSVSGLLALGCFLIGAVITARIVYGAGGQSWNK; encoded by the coding sequence ATGAATCTCTCACTTTTTGCATCTCGATGGAGCCCTTATTTTGCAGGTGCTTTAGTCGGTATTTTAGCGGTTTTATCCGTTTTGGTAACCACGATCATTCTTGATAAACCGAAGTATATTGGTGCATCGACAACATTTGTCAGGACTGTTGGCTTTGTAGAGAAAGCTGTTTCTTCAGAACATGTTGCAGAAAACGCATATTTTATGGCGAAAAAAGTCAAAGTCGATTGGCAGATGTTGTTTGTTGCGGGTATTTTTGTTGGCTCCCTGATTTCGTCAAGAATGGGGAAGACTGCCAAATTTGAAACAGTACCACCCATATGGCAGCAACGTTTCGGATCCAGTGCTTCCATCCGGGCCGTTGGGGCTTTTATCGGTGGTATCGTTTTAATGTTTGGAGCAAGAATGGCAGGAGGTTGCCCCAGTGGTCATGGGATGTCAGGAAATATGCAGTTGTCTGTCAGTGGACTGCTGGCACTGGGATGTTTTCTTATCGGAGCGGTTATTACCGCACGAATTGTCTATGGGGCAGGAGGGCAGTCATGGAACAAATAA